The following proteins are co-located in the uncultured Draconibacterium sp. genome:
- the porU gene encoding type IX secretion system sortase PorU, which produces MKKYIFLLFVILVGFSVDDVQKEIITLKWSESTGLAEGDAFVSFENANLIDSPNELPVYTRLYPLDNSGQSFRFVIEKPVFEKLESSQTLLYRNEIAEDIQISTHKLKSANSFKVELKIIPLKQQDGKIYRLKSFELKKIPLVQKTATAEMEWKSQSVLSSGKWVKISTSGKGIYKIPYSKLSEWGFSNPSQVGVFGSGGTLLPENPANIVYDDLEQCAVWSNQNGGEECLFFYAPGFTEWNLGTSGYLEHRSNDYTQIGYFFLGEVGSAQKSVPLLDEITSSATHSTSTFDEVSLIENELVNILPLGSGKQWFGEKYLKGSTRNYSFTINDVDDTESAYLKINAAARSYLTSNMQITSGSTTVGTLAFSKISTEDTYGLYASEKNSRYPLSAANGNLSLSVLYNASNSSAEAWFDYFELNYRRILKAGDIAVFFRDKETAGTGNIVEFSIENGSTATKVFDVSNVNNLTEVPAKLEGSTLTVKCAADELKEYALFNTNGTFKEPTFVKDVENQNLHALSTPEFLIISHANFMSSAEELAAFHREYDGMLVEVVDAEQVYNEFSSGSKNATGIRNFIKMFYDRGSTLKYVLLMGDGSYDNKNIDPGRNSFIPTYQSSNSLSPLYSFVTDDYFVMLDADESVYNGAIDLGIGRIPASTAYEAQLVVDKVKRYYEPEALGDWRNVLCFIGDDEDGGLHMRQSEEIADSINKNHNEFITDKIYFDAYVQETTPAGERYPDVNAAINKRVKDGVLILNYTGHANEKYLAHEQVLTISDINSWSNTNQLPIFVTATCEFSRFDADETSAGEYVLLNPSGGGIGLFSTTRVVFSSANFKLSKSFYNFIFEQDQNGEHYRMGDVMRLAKTNINTATNKRNFCLFSDPALKLSYPKYRVVTSTINQEDASQEPETLGSLQKVTITGQVTDFFGTKLNDFNGEIVPTVFDKEVEMETLGNGGENPIQFTVQENVIYKGLASVKNGDFTFSFVVPKDISYNIGTGKIVYYADNGDEDAHGVFDNFYLGGSGSDITDNQGPDIQLFMDSEDFQSGDKTSKNPTLLAFLSDENGINTVGTGIGHDITAILDNDYSNVIVLNKYYQAEKDDFTKGSLQYPIRDLAEGMHTLRLKAWDVANNSSEVEIEFEVSGDFIINEISNYPNPVSEYTYFVLSHNQSDATFTAIFDIYNQNGQRVDQFQTDVGSNGNNSNPIRWDLSEAGVKLTSGIYIYRAIVQNSDGVIASKSGKMIIAR; this is translated from the coding sequence ATGAAAAAATATATATTCCTGCTTTTTGTAATTCTGGTTGGATTTTCGGTTGATGATGTTCAAAAGGAAATTATTACCCTCAAATGGTCTGAAAGTACAGGACTTGCCGAAGGTGATGCTTTTGTATCTTTTGAAAATGCAAACCTGATTGATTCACCCAATGAATTGCCTGTTTATACACGTTTATATCCGCTTGACAATAGTGGACAATCGTTTCGCTTTGTAATTGAAAAACCGGTTTTTGAGAAGCTAGAGTCCAGTCAAACGCTATTGTACAGAAATGAAATAGCAGAGGACATTCAGATTTCAACACACAAGTTAAAATCAGCCAATTCGTTTAAAGTGGAATTAAAAATTATTCCATTAAAACAGCAAGACGGCAAAATATACCGTTTAAAGAGTTTCGAATTGAAAAAAATTCCTCTTGTGCAGAAAACTGCCACTGCAGAAATGGAATGGAAAAGCCAATCTGTATTGAGTTCAGGTAAATGGGTAAAAATAAGTACTTCGGGAAAAGGAATATATAAAATACCCTACTCAAAATTATCTGAATGGGGATTCTCAAATCCGTCGCAAGTGGGTGTGTTTGGAAGCGGAGGTACGCTTTTGCCCGAAAATCCGGCAAATATTGTTTATGACGATTTGGAGCAATGTGCTGTTTGGAGCAACCAAAATGGCGGAGAAGAGTGTTTGTTTTTTTATGCTCCGGGATTTACGGAGTGGAACTTAGGTACCTCAGGTTATTTGGAACACCGCTCAAACGACTACACGCAAATAGGTTATTTCTTTTTAGGCGAAGTTGGCAGTGCTCAAAAATCTGTCCCTTTGCTCGATGAAATTACTTCTTCTGCAACGCATTCAACTTCTACATTCGACGAAGTAAGTTTAATTGAAAACGAACTCGTTAATATATTGCCGCTGGGATCGGGAAAACAATGGTTTGGTGAGAAATACCTGAAGGGAAGTACACGCAATTACAGCTTTACAATAAACGATGTTGATGATACAGAATCTGCCTATTTGAAAATAAATGCTGCAGCCCGGTCCTATCTGACATCGAATATGCAGATTACAAGTGGAAGTACAACTGTTGGTACTCTGGCTTTTAGCAAAATATCGACCGAAGATACCTATGGATTGTATGCCAGTGAAAAAAACAGCCGCTATCCGCTATCCGCTGCAAATGGGAATCTTAGTTTATCGGTTCTCTACAATGCATCAAACAGTAGTGCCGAGGCCTGGTTCGACTACTTTGAATTAAACTATCGCAGAATATTAAAAGCAGGTGATATCGCTGTATTTTTCCGCGACAAAGAAACTGCAGGAACCGGAAATATTGTTGAGTTTTCGATTGAAAATGGAAGCACGGCAACAAAAGTTTTTGACGTTTCCAATGTAAATAATTTGACAGAAGTGCCGGCCAAGCTCGAAGGATCAACACTTACAGTAAAGTGTGCCGCCGACGAGCTGAAAGAATATGCTTTATTTAATACGAATGGTACTTTTAAAGAACCAACATTTGTTAAGGATGTAGAAAATCAAAACCTGCATGCTTTAAGCACTCCCGAGTTTCTGATCATTTCGCATGCCAATTTTATGAGTTCTGCTGAAGAACTGGCTGCTTTTCACCGCGAGTACGATGGAATGTTGGTTGAGGTTGTTGATGCCGAACAGGTCTACAACGAGTTTAGTTCAGGTAGCAAAAATGCCACAGGGATACGTAATTTTATCAAAATGTTTTACGATCGGGGAAGCACTTTAAAATATGTGTTGTTGATGGGCGATGGAAGCTATGACAATAAAAATATTGATCCCGGGCGCAATAGTTTTATTCCTACCTATCAATCCAGTAATTCTTTATCGCCTTTGTATTCGTTTGTAACCGATGATTATTTTGTAATGCTGGATGCCGACGAAAGTGTGTACAATGGAGCCATCGATCTTGGGATTGGACGGATTCCGGCCTCAACAGCATACGAAGCTCAATTGGTTGTTGACAAAGTAAAACGTTACTACGAACCGGAAGCCTTGGGCGATTGGCGAAATGTGTTGTGTTTTATCGGCGACGACGAAGATGGTGGATTACACATGAGGCAATCGGAAGAAATTGCAGATTCGATTAATAAAAATCACAACGAATTTATAACCGACAAAATATATTTTGATGCCTATGTTCAGGAAACAACACCTGCGGGAGAAAGATATCCGGATGTAAATGCGGCGATTAATAAACGCGTAAAAGATGGTGTTTTGATATTGAATTATACCGGACACGCCAACGAAAAATACCTGGCACACGAACAAGTACTTACCATTAGCGACATCAATTCGTGGTCGAATACAAACCAACTGCCAATTTTTGTTACTGCCACCTGCGAATTTAGCCGTTTTGATGCCGATGAAACATCAGCCGGTGAATATGTATTATTAAATCCGAGTGGAGGTGGAATAGGTTTGTTTTCAACTACCCGCGTTGTATTTTCTTCGGCCAACTTTAAACTCAGCAAAAGCTTTTACAATTTTATTTTCGAACAAGACCAAAACGGCGAACATTATCGAATGGGTGATGTAATGCGACTGGCAAAAACCAATATTAATACAGCCACAAATAAACGTAATTTTTGTTTGTTTTCTGATCCTGCTTTAAAATTGTCGTATCCGAAATACCGTGTGGTTACAAGTACAATTAATCAGGAAGACGCTTCGCAGGAACCGGAAACACTGGGCTCCTTGCAGAAAGTTACGATTACCGGACAAGTAACCGACTTCTTCGGAACAAAACTGAACGATTTTAACGGAGAAATTGTACCAACCGTTTTCGACAAAGAAGTTGAAATGGAAACCCTTGGAAACGGAGGCGAAAATCCAATTCAGTTTACTGTTCAGGAAAATGTAATTTACAAAGGATTGGCAAGTGTGAAAAATGGTGACTTTACATTCAGCTTTGTTGTGCCAAAAGACATATCGTACAATATTGGAACTGGAAAAATAGTGTATTATGCCGACAATGGCGATGAGGATGCTCACGGTGTTTTCGATAACTTTTACCTTGGCGGTTCGGGGTCTGATATTACAGATAATCAGGGACCGGATATTCAGCTGTTTATGGATTCAGAAGATTTTCAGTCGGGAGATAAAACAAGTAAAAATCCGACTTTGCTCGCTTTTCTGTCTGATGAAAACGGTATAAATACTGTGGGAACAGGAATCGGTCATGATATTACTGCAATTCTCGACAACGATTATTCGAATGTTATTGTTCTGAATAAATATTACCAGGCCGAAAAAGACGATTTTACAAAAGGAAGTCTGCAATATCCAATTCGTGATCTGGCAGAAGGAATGCACACTCTTAGACTAAAAGCGTGGGATGTGGCAAATAATTCCTCGGAAGTGGAAATAGAGTTCGAAGTTTCCGGTGATTTTATCATCAACGAAATTAGCAATTATCCAAATCCGGTGTCGGAGTATACTTATTTTGTACTCTCTCATAACCAGTCGGATGCTACGTTTACTGCCATTTTTGATATTTACAACCAAAACGGACAACGGGTTGATCAGTTTCAAACCGATGTCGGTTCAAATGGAAATAACAGCAATCCAATTCGCTGGGATTTAAGTGAAGCCGGAGTGAAGCTTACTTCCGGAATTTATATCTACCGGGCGATTGTCCAAAATTCGGATGGTGTAATTGCTTCGAAATCAGGTAAAATGATAATTGCCCGTTAA
- the trxA gene encoding thioredoxin, which translates to MLEHLTKETFKEKVFNFEVNKDWKYEGTKPCLIDFYADWCGPCKMVAPVLEELQSEYGDSIVIYKINTEDQQELAGMFGVQSIPSLLFVPQDGQPQMAMGALPKSTFEKAIADVLKVEKPAN; encoded by the coding sequence ATGTTAGAACATTTGACAAAAGAAACATTTAAAGAGAAAGTTTTTAATTTTGAGGTAAACAAGGATTGGAAATACGAAGGTACAAAACCTTGTTTGATTGATTTTTATGCTGATTGGTGTGGACCATGTAAAATGGTAGCTCCTGTTTTGGAAGAGTTACAGAGTGAATACGGCGACAGCATTGTAATTTATAAAATCAATACCGAAGATCAGCAAGAACTTGCAGGTATGTTTGGTGTACAAAGTATTCCTTCTTTACTGTTTGTTCCACAGGATGGACAACCACAAATGGCAATGGGAGCACTACCAAAATCAACTTTTGAAAAAGCCATTGCTGACGTTTTAAAAGTAGAAAAACCTGCTAATTAA
- the murF gene encoding UDP-N-acetylmuramoyl-tripeptide--D-alanyl-D-alanine ligase, whose translation MMSTEELYKIFLNYPVISTDSRKIEKGSLFFALKGENFNGNKYAADAISKGAAYSIIDEEDYHIGENTILVNNVLKALQKLANYHRKQLRIPILGITGTNGKTTTKELIASVLAKKFLVSFTQGNLNNHIGVPLTLLAMNSETEFGVVEMGANHPGEIAELCKIADPDYGIITNIGQAHLEGFGSFDGVKRTKSELYKYIRSKGGTIFYNSDNPILAELNKEIKNKISYGRKDASFIGEPIQSPPFIHVKANFEKGVLYLNSNLIGDFNFENILAAACIANYFKVDPLKIQMAIKAYHPTNNRSQLIQKGKLKIIMDAYNANPTSMSASIASFLRNLSGDNYMILGDMLELGEYSAAEHAKIIELIPESITKNTFLVGNEFSKAGERHAIKTFMSVSELNLYLAENPIKNGNLLIKGSRGIQLEKILEILN comes from the coding sequence ATGATGAGCACCGAAGAACTTTACAAGATATTCCTGAACTACCCGGTTATTTCAACCGACAGCAGAAAAATTGAAAAAGGGAGCCTGTTTTTTGCCCTAAAAGGTGAAAATTTTAATGGCAACAAATATGCAGCTGACGCCATTTCCAAAGGTGCTGCTTATTCAATAATCGACGAAGAGGATTACCACATTGGAGAAAACACCATTTTGGTAAATAATGTACTAAAAGCCTTGCAAAAACTTGCCAACTACCACCGGAAACAATTGCGCATTCCGATTCTTGGAATTACCGGAACAAACGGTAAAACAACCACAAAGGAACTAATTGCCTCGGTTTTGGCTAAAAAGTTTTTGGTCTCCTTTACGCAGGGAAACCTGAATAACCACATTGGAGTGCCCTTAACATTATTGGCCATGAACTCAGAAACAGAGTTTGGAGTGGTGGAAATGGGTGCAAATCATCCGGGAGAAATAGCAGAACTTTGTAAAATTGCAGATCCTGATTATGGCATCATTACAAACATCGGGCAAGCTCATTTAGAAGGATTTGGCTCGTTTGATGGTGTGAAAAGAACCAAAAGCGAACTTTATAAATACATCCGTTCAAAAGGTGGAACTATTTTTTACAATTCAGATAATCCGATACTCGCTGAATTAAACAAAGAAATTAAAAATAAAATATCGTACGGCAGAAAAGATGCATCGTTTATTGGGGAGCCAATTCAAAGTCCCCCTTTTATTCATGTTAAAGCCAACTTCGAAAAAGGTGTTTTATACTTAAACAGCAACTTAATTGGCGATTTTAATTTTGAGAACATTTTGGCTGCTGCCTGCATCGCAAATTATTTCAAGGTTGATCCGCTAAAAATTCAAATGGCAATTAAAGCTTATCATCCTACAAACAACCGGTCTCAACTGATACAAAAAGGCAAATTGAAAATTATTATGGATGCATACAATGCCAATCCTACCAGCATGAGTGCATCGATCGCCAGTTTTTTGAGAAATCTATCGGGAGATAATTATATGATTTTGGGCGATATGCTTGAACTTGGCGAATATTCTGCAGCGGAGCACGCAAAAATAATAGAACTGATTCCTGAAAGTATTACAAAAAACACTTTCCTGGTTGGAAACGAGTTTTCAAAAGCCGGAGAAAGACACGCAATTAAAACGTTTATGAGCGTTTCCGAACTTAACCTGTACTTAGCCGAAAATCCAATAAAAAACGGGAACCTTTTAATAAAAGGCTCCCGCGGTATTCAGCTTGAAAAAATTCTTGAAATCCTTAATTAG
- a CDS encoding SUMF1/EgtB/PvdO family nonheme iron enzyme, whose product MNLNKLKPLFIVIIAALVSSCGLFGKGGGESSRTTGWEYNAEETGNIPNVSGYEQETGPGLVFVQGGTFTMGRVEQDVMYRNDNYPRRVTVASFYLDETEVSNQDYREFTHWTSRVYPGDNAKVKAITPDSSVWRVKLAYNEPYVNNYFRHPAYSEYPVVGVTWEQAEAYCAWRTDRVNEQVLVEKGILAHDNTQAGQNVYTTTTYLTGLYEGTTGEKPVENPDGTTRKPKWEDGILLPNYRLPTEAEWEYAAYGLIGNVDGELLTDRKIYPWNGSYLREDSKKNKGRMKANFVRGRGDMMGIAGALNDNADISAPVFSYEPNDYNLYCMSGNVNEWVADVYRPMSLNDVEEFNPFRGNVITEYRRDANGLLVRNEYGELIKDTLANMDYRNVRDGDSDSQVIEGDDWNATKNNGTDGMYIQDDRPGAYSSLISDEVRVYKGGSWQDRPYWMVPGTRRYLEQTKAQRDLGFRCAMTRVGSPEGF is encoded by the coding sequence ATGAATTTGAATAAACTGAAACCATTATTCATTGTAATTATAGCCGCGCTAGTATCGAGCTGCGGTTTATTTGGTAAAGGCGGAGGCGAATCTTCCCGCACAACTGGCTGGGAATACAATGCTGAAGAGACTGGAAACATTCCCAATGTATCGGGTTACGAACAGGAAACCGGACCTGGATTAGTTTTTGTTCAAGGTGGTACCTTTACCATGGGCCGTGTTGAGCAGGATGTAATGTATCGTAATGATAATTATCCACGCAGGGTTACTGTTGCTTCTTTTTATCTGGATGAAACAGAAGTATCGAACCAGGATTACCGCGAGTTCACACACTGGACAAGCAGAGTTTATCCGGGTGACAATGCAAAAGTAAAAGCAATAACCCCTGATTCCAGTGTTTGGAGAGTAAAATTAGCCTACAACGAACCTTATGTAAACAACTACTTCAGACATCCGGCATATTCGGAATATCCTGTTGTTGGTGTTACCTGGGAACAGGCTGAAGCATATTGTGCATGGCGTACAGACAGGGTTAATGAACAAGTGCTTGTTGAAAAAGGTATTCTTGCCCACGACAATACACAAGCCGGGCAAAATGTTTATACCACAACAACTTACCTTACCGGATTATATGAAGGTACAACTGGCGAAAAACCGGTTGAAAATCCGGATGGTACAACCAGAAAACCAAAATGGGAAGATGGAATTTTATTACCAAATTATCGTCTACCAACTGAAGCAGAGTGGGAATATGCTGCATACGGGTTAATTGGCAACGTGGATGGAGAATTGCTTACCGACCGTAAAATTTATCCATGGAATGGTTCTTACTTGCGCGAAGACAGTAAGAAAAACAAAGGACGCATGAAAGCGAACTTTGTTCGCGGACGAGGAGATATGATGGGTATTGCAGGCGCATTAAACGATAACGCTGATATTTCTGCACCTGTTTTCTCATACGAACCAAACGATTATAATTTATATTGTATGTCGGGTAACGTAAACGAATGGGTAGCTGACGTTTATCGACCAATGTCCCTCAACGATGTGGAAGAATTTAATCCATTCAGAGGAAACGTAATTACAGAATATCGTCGTGATGCAAACGGATTACTGGTACGCAATGAGTATGGTGAATTAATTAAAGACACACTTGCTAACATGGACTACAGAAACGTTAGGGATGGAGATTCAGACTCGCAAGTGATTGAAGGAGATGACTGGAATGCAACAAAAAATAACGGAACAGATGGTATGTACATTCAGGACGATCGTCCGGGAGCTTACTCTTCGTTAATTAGCGACGAAGTAAGAGTTTACAAAGGAGGTTCGTGGCAAGACCGCCCTTATTGGATGGTTCCGGGAACACGCAGATATTTGGAACAGACAAAAGCTCAAAGAGATTTGGGATTCCGTTGTGCAATGACTCGCGTAGGAAGTCCTGAAGGATTTTAA